GAAGCCGCCGTTCGGCGTGCGCTCGGTGAAGTCGCCGTGGTGCCAGATGCCGGGGAACCGCTCGAAGTAGGCCGCCGCGTAGCGCGCGCCGTCGTCGTCGCCGAGGAAGCCGAGCGGCTGCGACGGGAATGCGCGCGTGCACACGAGCTCGCCGGGCTCTCCGACCGGGGCCGCGCTCCCGTCGGCGCGCAGCACGTCGACGGCCATGCCGAGCGCGGCGACCTGCATCTCGCCGCGGTGGACGGGCGCCGTGGGGTCGCCCGCGAGGAAGCAGCCGAGCAGGTCCGTCCCGCCGGAGATCGGCGCGACGTGTGCGTGCGGGGCGACGTGCGCGTGCAGGTAGTCGAACCCCTCCGGCGCGAGCGGCGAGCCCGTCGTCAGCAGCATGCGCACGTGCGAGAGGTCGAAGCGCTCGGATGCGGCGAGCTTCCACTTCGCGCACGCGTCGACGAACTTCGCGGAGAGGCCGAGCACGTCGATGCGCTCGCGCTCGGCGAGCTCGAACAGCACCTCGGGGCCGGGGTGCATCGGCGACCCGTCGTACAGCGCGACCTCCGCGCCGGACGCGAGCGCGCCGACCAGCCAGTTCCACATCATCCAGCCGCACGTCGTGAAGTAGAAGATGCGCTCGCCCGGGCGCAGGTCGCAGTGGAGGCGGTGCTCCTTCACGTGCTGCAGCAGCGCGCCGCCGGCGCGGTGGACGATGCACTTGGGCTCGCCCGTCGTGCCCGACGAGAACATCACGTAGAGCGGGTGATCGAACGGGAGTCGTTCGTACCGCGGCGCGTCGCCGGCCTCGGCCGCGCCGCTCGCCAGCGCGTCCGCAAAGCGCTGCGCACCGGGGATCGCGCGCAGCGCGGCGTCCGACGGGTCGCCGAGGCAGGGAACGACGATCGTGCGCTCGACGGACGGCAGTGCGCGCAGGAGCGCGGGCAGGCGTGCGAGCCCGTCGAACGTCTTGCCCGCATAGCGGTAGCCGTCCGCGCAGAAGAGCCAGCGCGGCGCGACCTGGCCGAAGCGGTCGAGCACGCCCGCGTCGCCGAAGTCGGGCGAGCACGAGCTGAACACGGCGCCGAGGCTCGCGGTCGCGAGCATCGCGGTGACCGTCTCGGGCACGTTCGGCAGGAGCGCCGCGACGCGATCGCCCGCCCCGATGCCGGCCGCGCGCATCGCGCCCGCGAGCGCGGCCACCTCGCGCCGCAGCGCGCCGCGCGAGATCGCGCGCGCGCCGCCGTCCTCGCCGCGGAAGCGGAGCGCAGTCGCGTCGCCGTCGCCGCGCAGCAGGTTCTCGGCGAAGTTGAGCCGCGCGGCGGGGAAGAAGCGCGCGTCGCGCATCGCGCCGTCGTCGACGAGGGCGGGCCCGTCGCCGCGCTCGCCGACGACGTCGGCGAGCTCCCAGACGAGCTCCCAGAAGGCACCGCGGTCGCGCACCGACCACGCGTGCAGCGCGGCGTAGTCGGGGAGGCGCTCGCCGCTCGCGCGCTCGGCGCGGGCGCGGAAGGCCTCGAGCTGCGCGCGCGCGACGGCGTCGCGCGAAGGCGCCCACATCGGCGCGCCTCCCGCGCCGCTCACGTGAGCGCCCCCGCCACGCAGGCCGTCATGAACGTCGTCAGCGAGCCGCCGACGATCGAGCGCATGCCGAGCGCCGCGACGTCGCCGCGCCGCTGCGGCGCCATCCCGCCGATGCCGCCGAGCAGGATCGCGAGCGAGCCGAAGTTCGC
This genomic interval from Myxococcota bacterium contains the following:
- a CDS encoding acetoacetate--CoA ligase, with translation MWAPSRDAVARAQLEAFRARAERASGERLPDYAALHAWSVRDRGAFWELVWELADVVGERGDGPALVDDGAMRDARFFPAARLNFAENLLRGDGDATALRFRGEDGGARAISRGALRREVAALAGAMRAAGIGAGDRVAALLPNVPETVTAMLATASLGAVFSSCSPDFGDAGVLDRFGQVAPRWLFCADGYRYAGKTFDGLARLPALLRALPSVERTIVVPCLGDPSDAALRAIPGAQRFADALASGAAEAGDAPRYERLPFDHPLYVMFSSGTTGEPKCIVHRAGGALLQHVKEHRLHCDLRPGERIFYFTTCGWMMWNWLVGALASGAEVALYDGSPMHPGPEVLFELAERERIDVLGLSAKFVDACAKWKLAASERFDLSHVRMLLTTGSPLAPEGFDYLHAHVAPHAHVAPISGGTDLLGCFLAGDPTAPVHRGEMQVAALGMAVDVLRADGSAAPVGEPGELVCTRAFPSQPLGFLGDDDGARYAAAYFERFPGIWHHGDFTERTPNGGFVIHGRSDAVLNPGGVRIGTAEIYRPVERLDEVVEAVAIGQPWRGDVRVVLFVVLRPGLALDDALRARIRAEIRASASPRHVPAVVLQVRDIPRTRSGKISELAVRDVVAGRGVANREALANPEALDQFADRPELAR